Sequence from the Diorhabda carinulata isolate Delta chromosome 5, icDioCari1.1, whole genome shotgun sequence genome:
ACATAACCTCTTCAAAAACTTCTGTCGTCTGTTTCTCTATCTTTATATCACCGCATATCGAGCATGATAGTGAAACTAGACTTCTGcatatttcgataaataatcaattattccACTAATCATTCATGTCAAATTATGCTTAACTAAAAACTGACGTATTTCCAGTACGCGTTCTCATTAAATACAACTGTtgttttacttttgttttacttttaaatttataaataactcAAAATCAATGTTATATTGGTTTTATAGGATACAATGATATTCTCCTTATTCCCGCTGGCGCGACAAATATTAAAATCGAAGAACTGGCTTCATCGAATAATTATTTAGGTGAGTGTAATCAAATATACATCCCAGCAACACCGCTTTCTATGAGAGAAATGTaaatttgacatatgacataaaTATGGAGGAACCTGCAAAATGTTTTATAAGCTGACTATAAGATTGACAGTAATATTTATGACTTTTACTGACCTCTGTTAAGCACGATGAGTaactaaaaaatcaatattgtaCTATTACAACTATGAAGGAAACTGTAAACGTTTTATTGAAttggattaaaaaaatatgactttCATTACCATCTATTGAATGAAATGTATaactgaaacaaaaatgaacagtgcagttttataaatatcaagaaaactGTTTGTTAACTTTGCGTTAAATTGGATTCAAATTACTTACATTATCCTCTGTCGAAAGagatttataactaaaaaaaaaaactattgaacgtttcattaaattagattgaagaaataaatataacgACCGAGTAATTACACCCGCACTCATACTGTTTAAAACAGTTTACCAACGATCTCTGAAGACGTTAACGAACCGTCGAAACGTACACCAGTACATCAATGTTGATGTAGTAGTAGTGGataaagtgttcaaaaactcgtTTGCTAATATTCTAGTATCAAAATTTCCTTTAATCTTTTCCGAAATACTTGAATCAGTCTGCCATTTAAGAGTCGTTGTTATATTTTAGCTGTTAGAAACACATCGggatattattatttgaatggTAATTGGATGATAGATTTTCCTAAATCGATCGACTTCGCTGGTACTAAATTTAAATATGATAGAATCTCTCAAGAAATCGACGCGCCGGATAAAATATCAGCTCTCGGACCAACAGATGAATCCTTATTCATTGTTGTaagtaaaacattaattttttcgtagttaatatcaatttatatcatttttttttttacttacagCTCCTCTATCAAGACGGAGACGTACCAGTGAGTTACACTTACAGTTTACCAACTATGGTACCGCCTCCACCCAACGAAACTTATGCCTGGATATACGATGAATACACACCGTGTTCGGTATCCTGCGGTAAAGGTAAACTGATctttattttcgtaaaattataACCTACAAATTGCTCTTCATATTTTGCAAAGGTAATCAGAGTAGGAATGTGAGTTGTGCCGAAAGAAACTCATTGAAACCAGCTTCAGAATCACTTTGCGAAGGTAACAGTAAACCAGAGTCCTCAAGAATGTGCAATGAGATAGATTGTGAAGCTAATTGGGTACTAGAAGAATGGACTAACTGCTCAGTACCTTGCGGAAAACAAGGTGGCGTTCAAAAGAGAAAAATCGTTTGTAAGAAAATTACCGCTAATGGAACGGAAATAGTCGTTGATAATAAAGAATGTTCTAAAGAGTCGCAACCTGAAGAAGAAAGACCGTGCAACGTTGATACATTATGCCCGAAATGGTATCTCGAGCCTTGGAAACCGGTAGGTACAATTAAATTCTTTCTCATATTCCggaaactaatttttaaaacgGGAAATTGCCTTTTATCTTATTCAATTCTTACTTAACTCAGACACcagacaaatatatatttttggttgCCAAATTgtctcgattttaggtctccttTAGAATggaaattacattttaaaacagattCAAAAGTGTCgttttttatacaaatcaaGGCAATTTAGCatcaaaaacatattaaaactTCCTACGACAGATAGATAGTTAATTAACAGTTTAAATTGTTGTGGATCGGTGgatcaaaaaagttttatttcatgGTCTCATCTAATTCAGCTCAATTTTAAACttctgaactagattctactcaaAAAGAAGGCAAATAccattccatctgcaggcaagatcgtggcatcggttttttgggatacgcgtggaataattttcattgactatcttgaaaaaggtaaaactatcaacggcgtgTATCATAGAAACTTATTACAACatttgagtgaagaaatcaagcaaaaacggtcgcATTTGGCTAAGGAAAAAGTATTgttccatcaagacaatgcaccagctcaaacatccgttattgcaatgaccaaaattaataaattaaattttgaattgctacctcgtTAATCAGTCGGTGATCAAACTtatattttgaggagcttgacgattctaattataaaaagggCATCGAACTTATTGGACATCgatggaaaaaaatgtatggagctaaaaggagattccattggaaaatttttgtgttttcttcattgggccagatacttctggaaccatccttgTAAACAAATTCCaaacacaaagaaataaaaacaggCGTTGACGTTGGTTGACTCTGGAAGGTTTGTACTACAACCTAACCTACTACGTAATACCCTTTTTATCGTATAAGCGCGATCAGTACGGTGTTGTGCAGGCGGTCTGATTAAGCCTTTCTTTAGTTTAACTATATTTAATGTTATTCCACACCAAGTAGgcgactttttttttaatagaggTTATTTCAAAGTACCTCGCGGCGATATATGTTGTAACACTTTCACGGGGCAAGCTGTAACTTGTTCTAtgataagaatttattttatatctggATCATTTCATCAAGTTTGTCAAACCGTCGGAGCAAGAACCTGTCCTACAATTAATCGACAATCATCATTCACACGTAAACATCTCAGTGATGAAAAAAGTAGAAGAAAGTCACGTTATCATGCTATAGCACATGCTCCCTCTCCCACATAATCTGTAGCCCTTGAATTTTGGAGTTTATGGTCCCATTCCTGGGATTGTTAAGAATTCTTTGCCATTAGCAATGAATCCTTCTAATATTATGAATGGTTTTAAAGCCACTGGCATATGGCCTCTAAATGCAGATATTTTGAAAGATTCAGATTTTGTTCCATCTTATGTTACGGATCAGCCAAATCCTGCAAGCAAAGAATCTGAAACAGATATGAACATTACTGCCTTCAGCTTGACAACAGCTCAAGTGTCAGTGAAATTATAAATACCATGGAAAATTGTAATCCAGAAACTTCAGCTTTACCTTCAAAAGCAAAATGGTTTCTCTCCATCTAAAATGAGGCTTTACCCGAAAGCTCCACCACGAAAATTGACTAACCACCGTCAACGTAAAAGAAAATGCTGTGTTCTCGCCAGAGAACACCGAGTTAcaaaaagaacaagaagaaagGTTAAATaagacaaagaaaacacaaagaGACTAAGAAGAgtgaagaaaaaggaaaaagatcGAGAGGAAACAGATAAGATAAAAATAGCTAAAAGACAAGgaatagaaaaagtaaaaaaagaaagtttcaaATTCTGATTCGGAATCTGAACCCTAAAATGCCTTAATAGTTTAAGTAAATAAAGAACgtgttacatattttttatttacttttgaatattttttcttttagattaaaaatttgACTTAAAGTGTCTAAGTCTGTTTTAACGTTTGTAAAGTTTCTTATGCCAAATAAatctttagaaaatataaaactggTTTTCCATTCCTAATGTTACAATTTGCCCCAATCACGGGGTAAGTTGTAACACTcgtcagttttttttcaaagcCGTTTCTACCAAAAATCGTTACAGGTTTGATCAAAAGTTTATTTGGGATCGATAGTTGAATAGTTGTTAATTGGAATAGTACTGCTAGATTTCATAAATGCGAAACAAGTAAGTTTTCATATCCAAGAAGCGACAAATTGTTACAACTGGTTGTTACTTCCCTACATTATCTGATAAACTAAAAACAGTATATcaaaacttttgataaaattagttaaaaattgttttctttccaGTGTGATCACCTTTGTGGCGATGGTAAACAAACAAGAGGCATCACTTGTTACATGGAAGACAAAGAAAGGAGGAAGAAAATTCTACCGAATGCTGAGTGCGAAAAAGTATTACCGAAACCGGAAACCGAAAAACCATGCTTTATTAGGCCCTGCGAGGGTGTTGACTGGATCACGTCAGAGTGGTCAGGGGTAAATAACAATTTGGATATACAAACTGAAGAGAATGTGAAAGTAGTAACGAAAAATTTGagttaaaattaacaaaatatttcttaaaaccATAGAAaccgtttatttatttatctttttttttgttacgcAGTTGAGGCAACTGAAACCAAAAGTTCCGGAAGAGCTTTTGCATTCTAAATAGTTTGACCGAAATTGTTAGAGGCTACAAAATTGATCGATAAACTTTCTTTTTAGTGTACAGCTTGTGGTTTAACCCAAGAAACGCGGAAGGTATTGTGCGCcactgaaaatgaaaaagttcaACCCGATGAACTGTGTAATCCCGATAGAAAACCAGAAGCTATAAGGGAATGCGCCTCAAATCCTTGCTTATATCTCTGGTATGCAGGACAATGGAGTGAGGTACGATTTTCTCAACTTTTCaattggaaaattggaaaaaactttcTTATTTATCTCACTAATTAAAAATACGATTTATGGTGAAGGGTCCAACTattctataattaatttattcccATAGTTTAtgtctaaataaattattttagtgtTCGGTAACATGTGGACGAGGTGTTCAAACCAGAGTCATTTTCTGTGGAATTTCTACACCAAATGGCGTCGAAAAAGCTGATGAATCGAAATGTGATCCATCAAAACATTTTGACACAACGAGGAATTGTACtggagaaaaagaagaatgcGATGGGGAGTGGTTTAGTGGTCCAATGGGAGAggtataataaatttatagattttatttaaaaaaatttcaaattcaaatattacagATAAATTATAGAACTTTATTATTGCCCTACTCGGATATATTATCTTCGTAGATTAATTTCCCagtctattttctttttttatcgaCTTTTTCCATATAGATTATCAATttgatgtaataattttttaattttcagtgCTCTAGACCCTGTGGAGGCGGACAAAGAACCAGAAAAGTCGTCTGCATCAAAGATTATCAAGTTGTTCATCCTTCAGCTTGTGGTTCTGACAAAATTGTATTCTCAGAAGAAAAATGCAACGAAGAACCTTGTTCTGAAGGTACTAGCTCAAAAATACTTctgaatataatgaatttttaatcgatagtcaatgaaatttttcgttttagaCACCTTAATGCCAAAGGATATAACTCATCCCGTCGATGAATCAGAACCAACTAAAGAATATTCTGGAAAGAGAGAAGTCACAACAACACCTCTTACAACAGAATGGAGGTCAGACGAAActacaatatttgaaataaccaCAAGTTCAAGCATAACATCTACCGATTCAGACGAATATGAAATTGTGCCAGACACTAACTGTGATGATGGCGAATGGGTGcgtaataaaatgaataaaaaataaaatacaaaaaaaatcgttgCATTACAGGTTGAAGAAAATACAGAAAACGAGAAAGAAAAATCGCAAAGCGTTGACGATAAGATGCAAGCTGATGAAGAAATAATGCAAGGAGATGATCCTTTCGCTTCCGAAGATTTAATGATGGGTGATCAACCATTCGAAGGATCCGGTGAAACAACTTACGGAACAGATTCCACGGATACCTCTTATTCCACAGAAACAACTAGTTTTACTGAATCTACTGGTACTACAGAAGAATTTACAGAAGAGCAACAAAGCACTACTGATTTCTCCGAATCAACAATTGAATTTACAGGCTCTACCGATTCATCAGTTAGCACAGAAACGGGCGAGACCGAATCTACTACATACTTTGCAGACTCTACAGAATCATCTGGTACTACAATAGAAAATACAGGCTCCACCGAATCTGTCGAAACTACCACTAAAATAACTGGTTCTACCCAACATCttggtacaacaatagaatCTACAACCTCCATAGCAATCGAAGAATTTAATGGTAGTGTTATTGAATCAGATGTGAATGCCGCAATATCTAAAGAATCGACTGATGAGACTACTGTTTCTACGGAACTACCAGTTACATCAACAGAATTTACTGAATCCCCTGAAACAACTATTACTGAATCTTCTGAAACAACTATTACATTGCTTAGTTCAACAGAATCTTCGGATACTACTACAGAAAATACAGAATTTACAGGATCAAGTGAATCCACAACAGAATTCACAGCATCTACACATACCTCTGAAAGCGAAACAGATTTAACTAAATCCACAGAAGGTTTCTTAGAATCAACGGAAACTACTATAGAATTCACGGGATCTACTGAAATTACAACGGAAATTACCGGTTCAACGGATCTTTCTCAAAGTACAACATTACTTACTGAATCCACAGAATCATCTGTAAGTGTAACAACTGTCTCATCAGAAGAATCACCTCAGACCACAGAGGAAGCAACAGTTACCTCTACAGAGTTTACAGTAAGCACTGAAACATCTGCAAGTACTACAGAGTTTACCCAATCCACGGAAGAATCTAAGAGTACAAGTGAGAGCATAACAGAATACCCTGAATCAACCACTGGTTCCACAGAATCAACCGGTACTACAGAGTTTACTAGTTCATCCGAATCATCCGTTAGTACAATGGAAACCACTGGATCTACAGAATCAGAAGTTACCGGTTTGACTGAATCATCAGCTAGCACGGTAGAATTTACAGGATCCACAGAATCAACAATTGTTACTGAGATCACTGGCTCAACTGAATCAACAATTAGTACAGAGTCCACTGAAGTAACTGCAGTATCTGGACTCACTAGTTCAACAGAATCATCCGCTGGCACAACAGAATTTACAGGATCGACTGAATTTACAACTGAAATTACAGGTTCAACAGAATCTTCAGCTAGTACAACAGAATTTACGGGATCGACTGAATTTACAACTGAAATTACAGGTTCAACAGAATCTTCAGCTAGTACAACAGAATTTACAGAATCAACTGAAATTACAGGTTCAACAGAATCTTCAGCTAGTACAACAGAATTTACAGGATCCACTGAATTTACAACTGAAATTACAGGTTCAACAGAATCTTCAGCTAGTACAACAGAATTTACGGGATCCACTGAATTTACAACTGAAATTACAGGTTCAACAGAATCTTCAGCTAGTACAACAGAATTTACGGGATCCACTGAATTTACAACTGAAATTACAGGTTCAACAGAATCTTCAGTTAGCACAGTAGAATTTACAGGATCAACGGAATCATCTGAGAGTACCTCCGAATATACTCCATCAACAGAATATTCGAGCTCCACTGAATCATCGTTTGGTACAACGGAATTAACAATGTCAACTGAAACAGTATTTACTGAAAGTACTACAGAATTTAGTAGTAGTACTGAAAGTACTACTTCAATTATGGATATATTCACTTTAAAACCAAGACTATGCAAAAGGCGAAAGATTAAACAGTGTAGACATACCCAATACGGATGCTGTTGGGATAACATCACACCTGCTCAAGGACCATTCGATAAAGGATGTCCTATTCCTCGTACTTGTAAAGAATCTAAATTCGGTTGTTGTGAAGATGGAGTTTCACCCGCTCTTGGATCCAAATTTGCAGGATGTCCTCGTTATCCCTGTAATGAAACTCTATTTGGATGTTGTCCCGATAATAAGACAGTTTCCCAAGGAAATGATAATGAAGGTTGCCCTCCAGTTTGTCTAAGTTCTAAATACGGTTGTTGCAGCGATAATGTAACTGAAGCTACAGGACCTCATCATAAAGGATGCCCAGAAGATACTACAACATTAGAGCCAACAACTGAATCAGTAACAGAAACTACCATATCTACAGTTTCTACCGAGGAAACAACAACTACGTCCGGATCTACTGAAAGTAGCATACCTACAGAGATGACATATTTGTCCACTGAAGTTTTAACAGAAACAACTACAGCCGTAAATTGCAACTTAACTCCATACAGATGTTGTCCAGATGGAATCACTACAGCAGAAGGACCTGGTTTTCAAGGATGTGGTTTGCCTTGTTCAGATACTACATTCGGTTGTTGCCAGGATGCTAAGACTCCTGCACATGGACCAAGTGGAGAAGGATGTTGTTTATCTTCGCGTTTCGGTTGTTGTCCAAATGATATTACACCATCTAGAGGACCAAATCAAGAAGGTTGCGAATGTGTACATTCTCCATATGGTTGTTGTCCCGATAACAAAACTTCTGCACGTGGTTATGATAATGAAGGCTGCGGTTGCCAATTTACCCCTCATGGTTGTTGCCCCGATAGCCTTACAACAGCTACAGGAGCAAATTACGCTGGTTGTCCCTGTTATACTTTCCAATTTGGCTGTTGTCCGGATGGTATTACTATTTCTGAAGGACCTCGTTACCAaggtaaatttaaatttttattcaaattaaccATTTACAcaattcattattcaattattgTCTCTGTTAGGTTGCGGCTGCAGAAATACCGAGTTCGGATGCTGTTCTGATGAAAAAACTCCTGCATCGGGACCTAATGGAGAAGGATGTACCtgtgaaaatagtaaatttGGTTGCTGTATTGATGGTGTTACTGAAGCTAAAGGTGAAAACTACGATGGATGTACTGACACTCCTAAAAACCTTCAAGGTAAGTGAACATATAAAGCAAAAgtttggtaattttattttgagtgcaaattgaaatttttattatttaattgattcTTTTAATTGTAATTGCCTGTGTGACGTTCTGTTCTAAATTATATTGAACCCATTCATATTGTAATTGTTCATCATTGGTGACACCTGGCTTCCAATCACTTTTTAATCTACCGTGTACTTATGTACTATACACCACAGAACATCCcctaagaagaaatgcaaacttagttgttattcggtggaaacaacatggcggattttcgaTGCCAGTGCCAGTATCTTCAAGTTTATCCTATCCTGaaatattcaatggaaaattagAGAAAAGAATACCgttaacttttcaatttttccaataagaTCGTTCGTCATCTAGAGCTATGCCCCTACCTGGCTTTGAAACGAATACccattaatataaaattacatttcTGATAATATCACCTACCTGTGTACCGAAATCTAACGAATGacacattgacattgacagtaatgacacacTAGCGTCACGATTGGTAggtggcagaactaaatttgtgttgccgAGATTTACATACAAGTTGACCTTCTTTTTGTTATGTTGTGTGCTTTAAACCCTACGAAATTctgttaaatatttctataaccATACTTTTCGCCAAGTATATCGTCAAAGGATACTTCAAATTGATTCTCAATGTTTCATTTATGGTTTATTGCAGCTAATTATGTACCTCAATCCATTTATATTTCTCACTAATTTTCCCTGTTATTTTCACAGAAGGGTGCGGAATGCCAAAAGAAAGAGGCAAATGCAGAAACTTCACTGTGAAATGGTACTTCGACATGGATTACGGCGGTTGTTCTAGATTTTGGTATGGTGGTTGTGATGGTAACGAAAATCGCTATAAATCCAAAGAAGAATGCGAGGACATTTGTGTCCAACCGAGAGGAGCAggtgaaaatcaaaaatttgattattttactaTTAAGGATCTATGctcgaaaattatgattttacgggaaataattttgacattttcctTTTAGATCGATGTAAACTACCAAAAGTATCGGGTCCGTGCGAAGGCTATTTTCTTAATTGGTATTacgacaaaaatttcaaaacgtGTACACAATTTGTTTATGGCGGATGCCTCGGTAACAATAATAGGTTCGAAACTAAAGAAGAATGTATGAATACCTGTGCTGTTGACACTAACCCAGGTATTGAAATCTTGATTATAATTTCGGTAGGTGTTGAAGAATGTCTTATTCCATAGATCCTTGTCGACAGAAGAAGGAACCAGGTCCTTGTAAGGGTACGTATCAACGTTACTACTTTGATAACGATCTTGAAGAATGCCAAGAATTTATATATGGAGGTTGTAAAGggaatagaaataattttgtaacgCTCGAATCGTGCAAACAACAATGTGCTCCCGCAGGAAAAAGGAAGGGTATGTCTAAAAATTACTTCTAATTAATTCCTTTTCTTCTTTCGAGCATGCGTATTAGGTAAATGTagtgaaatattggaatttattgagattgaatttcaatattttctttatttgagtaataaatttaataactgTTTCTCGAAATATAGCTTGAGTGGATATATGAAGAACTATTATATTGGAACAGTGTTTCAGCAAAATTAGTAGAGTGAGTGggtttgataagagatggcgtaACTTGTATAATATATCGTTCCAATATTCCGAACCTGCTACTGTTATTGTACGTCTTTGAAGCgtaaacaacaataatttttttccactcaaatatgtcgaacttagttcctgaaaaagtgtttttgcaAGGAGctcttcttcattactttaatatgaagaaaaatgctgccgaaagtcatcgtattttggtcgaagtttatggtgaacatgcTCTAGCTAAGCGAACGTgccaaaagtggtttgcacgatttaaaagtggtgattttggcgatgaacgtcctgggcagtaaaaaaagtttgaagatatAGAGCTGGAAGCATTACTCGATGTGGAGATTGttgccaaacacaagaagagctcgcagccatttcaaaacgtttaaaagcaaggaaatttggttccacatgaactcaagccgagagacgtcgataggcggttttgcatgtccgaaatgctgctggaacgccacagaaggaagtcatttttgcatcggattgttactggtgatgaaaaatggatgaatTGCCATAACCCCAAGCGCAAAATATCATAAATCAcatctaattttgaaataacaatgatatataacctataaattaattttgaatcttacattttcaatttttataaccttataattatataaataatacgaCAGAGTTAAAAAAGAGTTATTTACACGAATAAATAAGGAAGGTTCGGAAATATTAGTAATAATCGCAAAACTAAATATAGAgtgacgaaataaaaaaataaaaattggagtGTACAAGTAGTGACGAGAAAACTAAACgggaaattatggaaatataatTATCATGGGACTTTAAaggattaattaaaataaaagaagttcCAGAATTGCGCAAAGACTCGAAGTTAAGGATCCAGCACGAGGTATCGAAACTAAATAAACTAATGAACGCATTGTGATACATATTGGACTGTACTATCAACGTAAATCTGTCATTAAGATCATCACAATAGTTGTATTGTCgttatctaatataaaaaatttctataatcgattaaataatattcacagtCAAAGTCTAATGCTATTATCCAATATCTGTCATCAATGATTAATCAGTAATAacgaaaattaacaattaatgttaatatttgatCTAGATCATTATTTCGAATAAACATAactatttttgatcaaaattttattattatcacaaaaaatatcacaaaaatcgatttttttttacatttttttgcaaatatttcgttttctatgggttttacACTATTTGTATTTCtcatcaatattgtagagaatttaattctctacaacttttgtatttaacatttttttcatatcttgaaCCGTTCTTGAAATAGAGAGCGAAGAGTTGAGAATTTTCTGAGGTCAACTGGTAGTCTCGATCAAAAACTCGTAATATTCGGGTTTATAGAtttaatattgtcaaaattaatgaaaatttcgaGAACAAGTTCTAATTTtaattctcttcttcttctcattcttattctttttcttcttcttcatcatcgtcGTCATCGTTCCTCTGCTgcagaatttcaaatttctctttctatcattattaatatcgatttgataTGGTACAGCATCGAGACAAGCTTGTCCATTACACTGTCCACAAGCTTTCCTGCATCCACATCTTGAGCTACAGCCACTTCTGAAGTTACAGAATATTGTATTGAGTAATCCATCTGCTGCAGGTGGTGAAATAGTTATAACAAATTCCAGGAATTCGTTACGCATTGTCCAAACCCATTCCTGGGATTCTAAATCGTGCTCTAACTGAGtttaaatttgattgaaatgttGGTGAGCTGCTGCACTCGTTGGTACACTACACAGGTACATTTGATGACGTATAGTGGATTAACGGAGATGATCGATACTATCCACAGATTCCGGAGCATTATAAACTGCTAATAAGGTTTAAATTCCACTCTCGAATAATCTCTGAACCGGACAGTTTTCTTCCTCAAATACTGCAGGgagtttatttcaaatacgatgtacttaattattttctacttcaaGAAAGATTGAATTGATTCTAAAAGTCCTGAATATTACGAGTTTTTGATCAGGACTACCAGTTGACCTTAAATAATTCTCTGACGGTGCGTTCTGCGCCCTCTATCTCGAATACAGTCCAAGGTATGAAatgttgaatacaaaaattgtaaagaattgaattctctacaatattgatcgatttttgtgacctttgacCCCTGAATTAAAGCTTGCGACCATcgaattttgagaatagttCCGTGATGCCAAAATACAAGTGgtaatatactgggtatgtcgattttccgaGGTCAACCCCCTCTAATGACTGgatatattataaaaactcACGGTGTAAAGAGTGTTctttatcaaa
This genomic interval carries:
- the LOC130893638 gene encoding papilin isoform X7; translation: MELFRKRYNISPLIVAVIFITFFHNVLSRHKIRHYKERFKRQQGANLYLPGSFVTDNEDAESGPWQEWSAPSPCSRTCGGGVSTQSRKCIEGYDCVGPSARYFSCNTQDCPDNADYRAQQCAEHNKILFEGVYYEWLPYTKGPVPCELNCMPKGEKFYYRHADAVVDGTRCTDEGYDVCVRGKCQPVGCDRMLGSQVKEDRCRVCGGDDSSCNTFTNIITMKDMQRGVNGSQNDRGYNDILLIPAGATNIKIEELASSNNYLAVRNTSGYYYLNGNWMIDFPKSIDFAGTKFKYDRISQEIDAPDKISALGPTDESLFIVLLYQDGDVPVSYTYSLPTMVPPPPNETYAWIYDEYTPCSVSCGKGNQSRNVSCAERNSLKPASESLCEGNSKPESSRMCNEIDCEANWVLEEWTNCSVPCGKQGGVQKRKIVCKKITANGTEIVVDNKECSKESQPEEERPCNVDTLCPKWYLEPWKPCDHLCGDGKQTRGITCYMEDKERRKKILPNAECEKVLPKPETEKPCFIRPCEGVDWITSEWSGCTACGLTQETRKVLCATENEKVQPDELCNPDRKPEAIRECASNPCLYLWYAGQWSECSVTCGRGVQTRVIFCGISTPNGVEKADESKCDPSKHFDTTRNCTGEKEECDGEWFSGPMGECSRPCGGGQRTRKVVCIKDYQVVHPSACGSDKIVFSEEKCNEEPCSEDTLMPKDITHPVDESEPTKEYSGKREVTTTPLTTEWRSDETTIFEITTSSSITSTDSDEYEIVPDTNCDDGEWVEENTENEKEKSQSVDDKMQADEEIMQGDDPFASEDLMMGDQPFEGSGETTYGTDSTDTSYSTETTSFTESTGTTEEFTEEQQSTTDFSESTIEFTGSTDSSVSTETGETESTTYFADSTESSGTTIENTGSTESVETTTKITGSTQHLGTTIESTTSIAIEEFNGSVIESDVNAAISKESTDETTVSTELPVTSTEFTESPETTITESSETTITLLSSTESSDTTTENTEFTGSSESTTEFTASTHTSESETDLTKSTEGFLESTETTIEFTGSTEITTEITGSTDLSQSTTLLTESTESSVSVTTVSSEESPQTTEEATVTSTEFTVSTETSASTTEFTQSTEESKSTSESITEYPESTTGSTESTGTTEFTSSSESSVSTMETTGSTESEVTGLTESSASTVEFTGSTESTIVTEITGSTESTISTESTEVTAVSGLTSSTESSAGTTEFTGSTEFTTEITGSTESSASTTEFTGSTEFTTEITGSTESSASTTEFTESTEITGSTESSASTTEFTGSTEFTTEITGSTESSASTTEFTGSTEFTTEITGSTESSASTTEFTGSTEFTTEITGSTESSVSTVEFTGSTESSESTSEYTPSTEYSSSTESSFGTTELTMSTETVFTESTTEFSSSTESTTSIMDIFTLKPRLCKRRKIKQCRHTQYGCCWDNITPAQGPFDKGCPIPRTCKESKFGCCEDGVSPALGSKFAGCPRYPCNETLFGCCPDNKTVSQGNDNEGCPPVCLSSKYGCCSDNVTEATGPHHKGCPEDTTTLEPTTESVTETTISTVSTEETTTTSGSTESSIPTEMTYLSTEVLTETTTAVNCNLTPYRCCPDGITTAEGPGFQGCGLPCSDTTFGCCQDAKTPAHGPSGEGCCLSSRFGCCPNDITPSRGPNQEGCECVHSPYGCCPDNKTSARGYDNEGCGCQFTPHGCCPDSLTTATGANYAGCPCYTFQFGCCPDGITISEGPRYQGCGCRNTEFGCCSDEKTPASGPNGEGCTCENSKFGCCIDGVTEAKGENYDGCTDTPKNLQEGCGMPKERGKCRNFTVKWYFDMDYGGCSRFWYGGCDGNENRYKSKEECEDICVQPRGADRCKLPKVSGPCEGYFLNWYYDKNFKTCTQFVYGGCLGNNNRFETKEECMNTCAVDTNPDPCRQKKEPGPCKGTYQRYYFDNDLEECQEFIYGGCKGNRNNFVTLESCKQQCAPAGKRKDLCSLPKSEGNCTDILATWYYDTSRKNCAPFYYSGCYGNLNNFETREACQSNCPPEIEMDTCHLPANPGECSNYVGRWYYDTRTKSCRQFYYGGCGGNGNNFETQQICEQICEKKEGKPALTSTTPQPQPSPPPSFTVDMCFLPSDSGPCLASFRKYYYDSRDGVCKEFIYGGCLGNGNNFDSIEQCLGYCRNAQDQCSLPPVRGPCDNDYLAYYYDKTTDSCQQFVYGGCSGNTNMFRDQESCETTCKKIPEPPPTYTQAPTTATDALMCFQQPDHGNCTDRFTAFYYDSVQQKCLPFMYTGCGGNSNRFNSEEQCQRQCGTFKDQDVCNLPRDPGPCRGYFVKYYYERSTGRCEQFAYGGCQGNGNRFSSEEECSHICITHEEKKPNVPASVLCRLPVDQGSCNMYQHKRWYFNDTKGECIAFIYSGCGGNFNNFKSYQYCLDYCKELLIVPETQPVTTQMPEHPCQAAFDECTTLRCAYGVEPFVDENECNRCRCRDPCMEIECLPDEQCAIDININKTSPQDADFIAICRKQIKPGTCPQLDISDNNCEVECRSDADCALQMKCCSTGCGTACVDPPAQLVTQEPPVITVGQIDEYQPPHVDPIVYKPEVSALIGDQATLRCAVSGNPNPRIRWSKDNIEIDGTQPRYRIKLDQSLQIITLHKTDSGIYLCTASNGVGQSITNQVKLEVIVPVRANITSNDQRYPVGSDIELPCEYGGSPTPQVQWYKDGVAIHETGKLHISETDGMSMLTIEQAIKADSGSYQCEATNAYSRASSMLEISIEGMYIHPSCIDNQFFANCALIVRANYCSHKYYAKFCCRSCTEAGLLPIDGPHIHKKKRHNVIENNLE